In the Populus trichocarpa isolate Nisqually-1 chromosome 1, P.trichocarpa_v4.1, whole genome shotgun sequence genome, ctATGCCAAGCTcgttacaaaatataaaattaaacattttaacgTACTTATACGTTTATATATTATTCCAATCatgtttgtttaattatatattttaacgtACTTATACTTaaacttttgggttgaattagttctttgatatgatatcagaaccttaatgaccaagcggtcacgagttcgaatctcaccatcctcatttatttgataaaaattaagtacaaagtAGTATGAGTCTATAcgagtttcaagcccaaagaactttcacttgaggaggtgtattagagaataatatataaatcatatcatgagaccttacctaacagcttaaatttttggattaaattggttctttgacaataaAAAAGTGAGCCTTTTATACTTGGTTGGATCAGGTAAAgaaaccttcttttcttttgtaaccTCTCAAATCTTTAATATTTCTTGTGTTCTTTATACTTTTTCTTGATGAAGTAGTAGAAAAACTTGACATAAAAGTGGATTTTCCCTGTCTAAGTTCTAGACCTGAGTTATACCCGCATAACAAGTTTCTCgtgaaacaaaaaacacttcaatGCTTAAGTTAGTTTTTGAGTTTGGTTCCTCAAATGACAAacgaagcaaataaaaaattaagtagatGATAATCATGTGTTTTTTAGAGAAAAGATATATGTATGAAGATATCTATTTATTCTATACTGGACAAGTCCCCTAGGTGTAATGGAGAGATGCTATAAGTGtaatgtccttttttttttaagtattattgAGATGaattattttccttcttttttgctAAATCTGAGAATGTATAGcacatctttaaaaatataaaaaaaatatatggagtGGCTCACTATGAAAGGTGATATTTTTCACTATAGTAGCTCTAGCTGAAATCATAGCTTATACAACTTAACTACGTGgtagcttaaaaaataaaaaaaaatcaacataaacaatgatagaagagaagagagagaaaaagaggtgAGAGGAAGGGAGGTGagcctaaaataatattattcatgAATGAGGTAAAGACAATGAGATTAACTAAAATAGTAAATAAgtgttaatataatataaatagtaCGCATCAAAGAAGCTGAAATAGTACTATTCACTAAAATAGTAAATAGAAGAGCCTCTTGTTGTCAATTGGCCCAACCAAGCTACCTTATAGCACCGTTGGGccgcttttttattttatttttttatcatcaattagtaaaaaattacagtttaaatgagaataaataaatgaatcatTTTTCATCCTCTCCTGTGTAAAGTGGGTTGTTATAAGTTAGACTATTTAATTACCATGTTTTTctttgccaaaaaaataaattcttaattttgattAGTGTATAAAAATCTAACGAAGCTAGTAAGACTTTGAACTAAACATGAATTATCAACGGACAAAATTGGCCTCGAAATCATTGTATAATTATTGACGTAATGAAGaatgtctatatatattaattaagtgTCGAACACCCCTTACTAttagctaaaaattaattaaacagttaattgatttattttattagggaAATAGTCATGTTATAAGGATATGgctaccaaaaaaaatcaaagaaaatgtaGTACAAATGCAAATCAAAGCACAGCCACAACTCCAGAGGCTCAAAATGGTACTCCACTGCATAAACTCCAGTAGCAGCAGATGAGAAGATCTCCTGGAGATGAAACCGCTGCAGCTAGAACAAGTAGTATGGGCTTAACTAGTTATCTTTCCATGCAGGCACCCAAAAACAGGAAGAACATTCATCTTTGGATAAGGTTCTACAAATGTCCAAGGGTTCGATTTCTAAAAGCTATCTTAAAGCCCCGATTCCTGTTTATTTGGTCAAGATCTAATTAAGAACCTAGAGTCCCTTATgaatatcaattattatttttgtacaaAAGACGAATCTCTAGTGTCGCCTCAGGCCCAGAAAACATGACAGTACCAAGGGCTTATTTATACTCGATATGAAATTAGATGATGCAATGATGTAAGACCAACATCTGCATGCGTGCTTAGCTACATGTGTTGATTACAGatgcaacaataaaaaatttattacaattACTCGCTTCCAATATTGCATGTATATGGCACAGCTCGATTTATCGTGACCTTCACGCCTCCCCCTCGAGTGAGTATATATATAGAACTACTGCCTTTTCCATAACCATGCACTAGTACAAGGAAAATTAAACCGTTCCCTACAGTAGTGACTGGAAATCACGGGTCCTTCACTTTTGGTTTGCTCAGCAATTATGCTTATTATAAGCTTTGCCCTCTGTGTCCAATCAGCAGGGCCTCCTCCAACTTCTGTACCACATTCTCCCTTACCGTCACCTTCCGTCAGTGGTCTTGTtggtggtgggggtgggggtggaggtggaggaggagggggTGGAGATGGTAGTGGTGCAGGTGGTTCCGGCTCTGGATTTGGCTCCGGTAGTGGCTCCGGTAGCGATGCTAGTGGTGGAAGCtatggaggaggaggcggaggaggaggtggtggcggCGGTGCAGGTGGCGGCAGTGGCTCTGGTTTTGGAGAAGGCTATGGCGAAGGTTACAATGGTGGCGGCGCTGGCACTGGTGGTTCTCCAGGTGGAGGTGGTCCATGAGTTCACCTTGACCTAGCTCTCATTAGGAAGAAATCACCATCATACGTGACTGTTTTTATTGGCTACTGCCTACTAGCCATGTCTCGTGTTTGTGCTTCTTCCCTTTAGAAATGAACGTTGTAGCActggataattaaaaaaaaccatgcagatATGTATGCATATAAGGCTTGCATGCTAGCtgcatgtctatatatatagtagCAATAAATGACTGTAATAGCGTGTGTGTAACATTATAATGCAATGGAAGCGCTTGCCATGGATACAGTAAACCCTAATTTGTTAAAATCAGTAGCTATAATCCATGAAGTTGCAGTGGCCTATATATTCCTCTCTTGTGTTGTCCCCCCTCCCCCTTCTGGATCATGGCCGGCCCCGATCTCGTGTTGTAACTTGTTAGCAGAATATATGATCACGAGTTCAGTTTTGGAGAGTTAGACAAGTTTGTTTCAACACAAacttgttgtaacccatttttgggtccccaaataaatgaaataaaataaatagccaaaggaggttagaaaaataacaggaggcagaagcgctcagcaAATGGTCAGAAAAATCGGTCaaggaggttaaaaatacaaagattggatttttgacagtatattcttgaaggatgagagccatgttgagaaggaaatttgaattttgaggagaaaagcccaagtTTGGATGTTTatagacttaattggatttttaattgattttataggggatttgattgcaagaaaattgatttttaagtcaatttaggctttaattgaaagaaatttaagttctggggccaaaatatattttttaggaatttattgggtcaaatcaggggtttaattgaataaatattgaagtttaatgaccaattaggggtttaattgaaaaaaccgaaaccagggaccaatttgGAAAAACCGGGTAAATAGAGGGGGCTGTTTTACTTtggttcaggggcctaattgaagaaattggaagtttattgatcaattgagggcttaattgcataaatcagagtccaaggactaaagtgaaacaCGCGGCCAACTATGGGGGCAGAGATCGAATTTGGCAGGGATACAATTGAAATGAACAAGAAATGATAGAGGACTGATTTGAAGTTTggctcatttaaatgaaacggcgcgttttatccaaaacgacgtcgtttcataaaaaaaaaaaaaaaaaaaagaggaaggccagaacggtgtcgttttgaacgacactgttcatcttcctccTTCCCCGGTTGAACAACAACAGAAgacaaaaaccattttcaaaaacCGTCCCGCCTCTCTCTCCTCGTCCCCACCGAAGCCCCACACCTTTAGACCACCGAACGGGTCACTGGCCGACCAGCCGTTGCGTGATTGAAGGCGCACCTGCtccattttttcctataaatagagagagaccgaggggaaaaaaaaaagaaacgaacgcaggagagagaggagaggagagagaacaaacaagagagagggaaaagagGAAGGAATAAaccgaaaacaaagaaaagaaaaccgaaaacaaagagaaaggaagaaaaaaggggGAAGGGAGGAGAGAACCCGAAGAAAAAACCGGAGGAAGAATTGGAGAAAGAAggcaggagagagagaggaggggagAAATAACACAGAAGCAgtagagaagaggaagagccAACCTTCGGTCAGCAACCACCAGCAaaaccaccaccagcaccactGTCAGCTCCTCTACCCAAGCTCATCGTCGCAGGTAACTCTTCCcctgttcatcttcttgcatgcagaacgtgcactgtgcacgttctgcaagcaagaaattaattagctggttactgtgcaggggcacagtaaccggctaattaattCCCCCGGTTACTATGCAggtctaattaattaacatgttacTGTGCAGGTGCACAGTAGccacctaattaattaacgggttacTGTGCTTATGTACAGTAACCCGGTTACTATTTGTGCACAGTACCCCGTCACTATTTATGTACAGTATCTCAGTCACTGTTGTGTACAGTATCCCGTCACAGAAGAAGCATGATGGcctgttgggccgagatcggcccaacccagtctgggccgagatcggcccaacctttctttgttgggctgagtccggcccatttatttgggccggcccagcccgatttgtttttatattatatattatatattataatatgttataatatatgtgtgtatatatgtatatatatataaaatatgataattaaaaatatatatatatttggaaaaatctaaaaaatatggttgatttttttgcatatttttatcaaagtggtTTAAtgttggtttgtatttttataccgtaaagatacaaaaccAGTGttaaaaatacccggttttcgtcgaaatatcaaagattttcagaataaaaaatgtttttgctttcaaaaaaaattctaaaaagtcCCTAAAAATGTGGTTGATTTTTCTGcaattttttatcaaagtggattaatattgggttgtatttttataccgtaaggatacaagctcagtattaaaatactcaattttcgtcaaagcataaaaaataatattttccaaaaaaaattgttttttgttttaaaatacggcctagtctctccaatatatatatatatataaatattataacatcatatttttacacaacaaaggaaattttcaaaaaaaacaatatatgtattagcatgcattttggctttaataaccagtttatttaagccatgagaactaggccaatatttcaaaaattctaaaaaatcttttgttttcttttagtattcgggattacgaatttatacgtaaaacgtattcctaaatattaataataaagttttggtatagacattagaacggttaggactTTACCCGAGAAGATAAAGACCTTCTTACTGAGGAGgatttttcttgaaccatagacagaccaacaactaggaaaacacgaaaacaccttaaattttatcagacaataaaacgatgcagcttaccttaggtagggcgtatttggggtgctaataccttccctttacgcaaccagtccccgtacccgatctctgagaccagttagggttcctagtgaccaaaatactaggtggcgactcccacaccatttttcactgctaagagacaacgaattccttgtctccccacattgaccagatatataacCCCCCATTacattttttgtgggtggacgatcgccgcgacgtcgctcacgtgcgacaggatagcgactccactggggaccttgtggactaagctttgtttttgtctgatttgttttttttgttttcaagtgtttattgttaatatgtcttttctttttgttatttgcttatatgctttaaatattttttttacacatattgttcatgcatttgtatagaactgtcacatgcatcacatactttgattttgagaagcacacacaagctttaagttaggtgggggattagcgatttgccctatgactatcggtcagggttcagatgcgtgaaatacccaactcatatctgagtgcctgcttggtgaTGGTGGGTACACGTAccttaactgttccttgcaacgcccccatactgtctttacgaagaacgtcattgggcagatatgagacccttttaaaGACCaaatagaaaacctacccattctcacctaataattagaacttgtccttaggatatctatcttacataatgttaaattcatcaatcCAGGTTTTGAGCTGAAATCATGACTAAGTACCTATCTTTccaagagtttgggcaagaatctgagttgactcaagtagCTGAAGGAAAATGCCCAAGAATCGATGCTAGTAGTTTGCCTGGCATTACCAAGATAAATCACATGGTAAATGACTTGGGAAAGTTAGTGTCTATTATGGAATATATTGATGAGACTATTTTTGAAAGGCGATACGGGAGAATTGCACAACTAATGAGGTTACCCGTACAAGCAGCAACAATCAAAGCCCTACTGAATTTTTGGGATCCTAGTTATCGGAGTTTTACCTTTGGGAACATTGATATGACACCGACTTTGGAGGAATATGAAAGGATTCTAGATTTTCCAAACAACAGCCACAGGATCTACCTAAGGCGAAGATTTGAAGACACAGCTTCGGAGGTAGTCAGTTTATTAGGCTTGGGAAAGATCAGTCAATGCAGAGTCGCCGAGGGGTTTTCAAATGGAAGGTCATTGAAGcccgaatgaagaaaaatgctgAAGAAGGCAAGTTAGGAGAGGAACGATACAGGTTGGTGGCCTTCGCCATTTTTGGGCTAGTATTGTTCCCTTCCGAAATCGGAGTCATTAGTTTGGAAGCAGCAAGTGTCTTCATAGAATACGAGCGTGACCGGATCAATCCCTCATCAGCCATTTTGGGAGAAACCATGTTATCACTCAACCACTGCAGAATGCATGGAAAAGGAGCCATGAGATGTTGCACCCCTATGTTGTATTTATGGATTATCAGTCATATCGAAACACCAAGGGacatttttaataacttttgGTGGTTTGACCTGCGACCATTAAAGGTTACCATGGATGAGACTTGGAAGAATTGGGATGAGAAAACATGGATAGATAAATATGCAGCGTTGCCAAGGAGCAACTTCAAATGGAAAGCACCATGGATGAACAATGCCATCTGCACAATGAGTTGTGGAAACAAGATATGGGTTCCCTTGATTGGTATAACTGGGTACATCAGTTACGCGCCCGCCCTAGTAACAAGACAGTTGGGTGGAATGCAGTATGCACCCAGAACTCTGGGTTTAGCTGATTTCGTCGGTTTATTCAAACACCAACCTTTCCTTGAGGAGATGGAACTTATCCGACAAGATTGGGAAAGACCCTTGATGGTAAAAAGGCAAGAAGGGAGCACATTTGAAACATCATTCAGCCAGAACTATGCAGTTTGGAGGAATGAAGAGCTTTCTGAAGTGAGGGGTTTCTCAACACAAGAACATCCAGAATCAGTAATAGAGCagccaaaaaggaaaagaactgATGTTGAGAAAGAGCTGAGAAAGCAGCTAGAACAATGTAGAATTGATCTCATTAAGAGCAAAGGGCAGCAACAActgttagaaaatcaattagaagaagaaaacacgATGAGGGTTTTCTTGAACCAGCAGTTGGAAAAATAGGATAAGCAATTAACATCCTTAAAAGAATGGCAGAAAAGGGCTGAGGTAgctgaagaaatagcaaaagcAGTTCAGGCTGAGTTAAGGGATCGAATAACTGAGTATGATGAGCTGTCTAGCAAGAACGGGCTCACACAAAAAGAGTTGGCTAAGGTTAAGAGATCTACCAAAGACAAGATGAGCGTCGATAAAGAGATGATGGATTCCTTGAAAAAAGGAAGGAGCATTCTTTTAAAGAAAGTAGAagttgaaaaagagaaaaattggcTAGCCCATCTCGacatagaagaggaaagaaggatCAGAGCTTAATATATGATGCAACTAGAGGAAGAGAGAAGTTCAAGAAAGGCTGCAGAGTCTGATATGAGAGATTACCAGAAAAGAGCCGAGTCTTCAAAAGGAAGGATGATGGGTTTACAATCGGAGATCGAGATACGAGAAGAAGAGTTAAAAGAGATGAGAAGCCATTACTTCGAGATGGAAGAGGAGCTCAGTAAGGCTAAGCAAGAGCGTCAAGAATGTCAAGGCTACATGGACAGCTTTACAgtccaaattaact is a window encoding:
- the LOC127904265 gene encoding glycine-rich cell wall structural protein 2-like codes for the protein MLIISFALCVQSAGPPPTSVPHSPLPSPSVSGLVGGGGGGGGGGGGGGDGSGAGGSGSGFGSGSGSGSDASGGSYGGGGGGGGGGGGAGGGSGSGFGEGYGEGYNGGGAGTGGSPGGGGP